In a single window of the Thermococcus sp. genome:
- the rad50 gene encoding DNA double-strand break repair ATPase Rad50 produces the protein MKIEKLIIKDFRSHGLTKVNFTSGINLIIGQNGSGKSSLLDALLVGLYWPSKPKDLRKEDILRVDGKSTEITVFFEKDGVKYQLHRNITRGMAFAKYHDGSSWKHATETSQKAVRDWMEKLVPYDVFLNAIYIRQGEIDAILESDESREKVVRQVLGLDRYENAYKNLLEVRKEIERRIKSTEDYLKSTENLDELIGEMEKELSNALKEINKLSPQIPKLERELGRVEKKLRELDGLEKEINSLRLKVKEREGNRKRLETKLEGIEKRIAESEERLRELEERVKEFRGLKEKAELYLKLSNFRKRYADEKARNEKLAENYRAQISAIGERLTELSELEKRLRELEKERGKLERKLKRLEKDARAYEDARSILSQLEGLKKRLKLSREDIEKLSKEIEDAKRRKEEIQAELNGINEERGGLKNLVRERNKAITELKKAKGKCPVCGRKMTEKHRREIIEKYQAELKEVSLSLRELDERERELKSELAKIDEILKGERELIRQRELLDQIAGLEERLKEFDLEKLGKKAEEYEGAKKELSRLEGELESTKAELEKTKALEKKRALLEGKLKSIEEKLRKLDGELKEMGFSGLEELDGKLAELEPSYKRYLELKNSEKEFEREKKNLERLRLELEEVKRGLDAENRALNALMDELAEKEKLYSREEHEKAREAFASLREELARKRAQLEAQEKKRDETMENLRKLKEEKERRKEKAKELEELEKARERVQALREKVRRYKAMLKEGALAKVGEIASEIFEELTEEKYSGVTVKAEENKIRLGVLYNGREYGLGFLSGGERIALGLAFRLALSLYLAGEISLLILDEPTPYLDDERRRRLVDIMQRYLRKIPQVIVVSHDEELKDAADRVIRVSLENGVSVVKEVELGV, from the coding sequence ATGAAGATTGAAAAGCTCATAATCAAGGACTTCCGCTCCCACGGACTGACGAAGGTCAACTTCACGAGCGGGATAAACCTCATAATCGGCCAGAACGGCTCCGGAAAGAGCTCCCTCCTCGATGCGCTCCTCGTCGGCCTCTACTGGCCGAGCAAGCCCAAAGACCTCAGAAAGGAGGACATACTCAGGGTGGACGGAAAGTCCACGGAGATAACGGTCTTCTTCGAGAAGGACGGCGTCAAGTACCAGCTCCACAGGAACATAACCAGGGGAATGGCATTCGCCAAGTACCACGACGGAAGCTCCTGGAAGCACGCTACGGAGACGAGCCAGAAGGCCGTGAGGGACTGGATGGAAAAGCTCGTTCCGTACGACGTCTTCCTCAACGCAATTTACATAAGGCAGGGGGAGATCGACGCCATCCTTGAGAGCGACGAGAGCAGAGAGAAGGTCGTCCGCCAGGTTCTCGGCCTCGACAGGTATGAGAACGCCTACAAGAACCTCCTCGAAGTGAGAAAGGAGATAGAACGCAGGATAAAATCGACGGAAGACTACCTAAAGAGCACGGAAAACCTCGACGAGCTGATCGGGGAGATGGAAAAGGAGCTCTCAAACGCCCTCAAAGAGATAAACAAGCTATCCCCCCAGATCCCAAAGCTGGAGAGAGAACTGGGGAGGGTGGAGAAAAAGCTCAGGGAGCTCGACGGCCTGGAGAAGGAGATAAACTCCCTCAGACTTAAGGTCAAGGAGAGGGAGGGGAACCGAAAGCGGCTTGAGACAAAGCTTGAGGGGATTGAGAAACGCATAGCCGAAAGCGAGGAGCGTCTACGCGAGCTGGAGGAGAGGGTAAAGGAGTTCCGAGGACTGAAGGAGAAGGCGGAGCTCTACCTGAAGCTCTCGAACTTCAGGAAGAGGTACGCTGACGAGAAGGCCAGAAACGAGAAGCTCGCCGAGAACTACAGGGCGCAGATTTCGGCGATAGGGGAGCGCCTCACCGAGCTGAGCGAACTGGAGAAGCGCCTCAGGGAGCTGGAGAAAGAGAGGGGCAAGCTCGAAAGGAAACTCAAGAGGCTCGAAAAGGACGCCAGGGCATACGAAGATGCTAGGTCCATATTGTCGCAACTGGAAGGCCTTAAAAAACGCCTCAAGCTTTCCAGAGAAGACATAGAAAAGCTCTCCAAGGAGATAGAGGATGCAAAGAGGAGGAAGGAAGAGATCCAGGCCGAGCTAAACGGGATAAACGAGGAGCGCGGTGGACTGAAAAACCTTGTCAGGGAGAGGAACAAGGCCATAACGGAGCTGAAAAAGGCCAAGGGCAAATGTCCCGTCTGCGGCAGGAAGATGACCGAGAAGCACCGCAGGGAGATAATCGAGAAGTACCAGGCCGAGCTCAAGGAAGTCTCCCTGTCCCTGAGGGAACTCGACGAGAGGGAAAGAGAGCTCAAGAGCGAGCTCGCCAAAATAGACGAGATTCTGAAGGGAGAGCGCGAGCTCATAAGACAGAGAGAGCTCCTCGACCAGATAGCCGGCCTTGAAGAGAGGCTGAAGGAGTTTGACCTTGAGAAGCTCGGGAAAAAGGCGGAGGAATACGAGGGAGCAAAGAAAGAGCTGAGCAGGCTCGAAGGCGAGCTGGAGAGCACGAAGGCCGAGCTTGAGAAGACGAAGGCCCTCGAAAAGAAGAGGGCACTCCTTGAGGGAAAGCTCAAGTCTATCGAGGAAAAGCTGAGGAAGCTCGATGGGGAGCTTAAGGAGATGGGGTTCTCCGGGCTGGAGGAGCTCGACGGAAAGCTTGCCGAGCTTGAACCATCCTACAAGCGCTACCTCGAACTGAAGAACTCAGAGAAAGAGTTCGAGAGGGAGAAGAAGAACCTGGAAAGGCTCAGGCTGGAGCTTGAGGAGGTGAAACGCGGCCTGGACGCCGAGAACAGAGCCCTGAACGCGCTGATGGACGAGCTGGCAGAGAAGGAGAAGCTTTACAGCAGGGAAGAGCATGAGAAGGCCCGGGAAGCCTTCGCCTCCCTCAGGGAGGAGCTGGCCCGGAAGAGGGCCCAGCTGGAGGCCCAAGAGAAGAAGCGCGACGAGACCATGGAGAACCTCAGGAAGCTCAAGGAGGAGAAGGAGAGGAGAAAGGAGAAGGCAAAGGAGCTTGAGGAACTTGAGAAAGCCCGCGAGAGGGTTCAGGCGCTCAGGGAAAAGGTGAGGCGCTACAAGGCCATGCTCAAAGAAGGGGCACTGGCGAAGGTAGGCGAGATAGCCAGCGAGATATTCGAGGAGCTGACCGAGGAGAAGTACTCCGGGGTCACGGTGAAGGCGGAGGAAAACAAGATACGGCTCGGGGTGCTGTACAACGGCAGGGAATACGGTCTCGGATTCCTCAGCGGAGGGGAGAGGATAGCCCTCGGCCTGGCCTTCCGGCTGGCACTCTCGCTCTATCTCGCGGGAGAGATAAGCCTGCTCATCCTGGACGAGCCGACACCCTACCTCGACGACGAGAGGAGGAGAAGGCTCGTCGACATAATGCAGCGCTACCTGAGGAAGATACCGCAGGTCATCGTCGTTTCGCACGACGAGGAGCTGAAAGATGCCGCCGACAGGGTGATACGGGTGAGCCTTGAGAACGGCGTCTCAGTGGTCAAGGAGGTCGAGCTGGGGGTGTAG
- the nurA gene encoding DNA double-strand break repair nuclease NurA, translating into MGYRLIDRASVDRIKRMLQKGYAEAQEKLKTIEWRELPERRQSRVYAIDGSQGKQRLSGTIFYAVSSYAFGNGPAYRLVYTNAMLYNQGISDQIIRLQMETLENKLGFLAARLGEVDYVMMDGTLTGSLTRPPVYPESVRGINALQVVLEDEFTSMIEFVLERLGENYQNLESRLKKEQRSYEGVIFAESLMRDVFRKFFRNKLIAHSKGIRIRNCEAAPEKVLIPLEALEKYRGKSVEEAVENLRKRYCREIVIEDIREAIHVVLGYLEYLYSLEQLLNLDVNLIYVAKSFYTKRFAKKAGIDLPDVPYLDAYIRNRFGEEIPGYLPFPEPVKVEHSLPESLREFFPKIEEMSSRGVSSAYIRTMKGGVIYLLQSNNDINEELLGGILWHERNGYFRPLQRAHEGVKIEKKAFEAELKALLNIIKAESPELRVFLKYGRSPLE; encoded by the coding sequence ATGGGGTACAGGCTTATAGACAGGGCGAGCGTTGACAGAATAAAGAGGATGCTCCAGAAGGGATACGCCGAGGCCCAGGAGAAGCTGAAAACCATAGAGTGGCGCGAGTTGCCGGAGAGGAGGCAGAGCAGGGTCTACGCCATCGACGGAAGCCAGGGAAAGCAGAGGCTCAGCGGGACGATTTTCTACGCCGTCTCAAGTTACGCCTTCGGCAACGGCCCTGCATACAGGCTGGTCTACACCAACGCGATGCTCTACAACCAGGGCATATCCGACCAGATAATCCGCCTCCAGATGGAGACCCTTGAGAACAAGCTGGGTTTCCTGGCGGCGAGGCTCGGGGAAGTTGATTACGTCATGATGGACGGAACGCTGACCGGCTCGCTCACGAGGCCGCCGGTGTATCCGGAGAGTGTGAGGGGGATAAACGCCCTTCAGGTCGTGCTGGAAGACGAGTTCACCTCCATGATAGAGTTCGTGCTGGAGAGGCTCGGTGAAAACTACCAGAACCTTGAGTCCAGGCTAAAAAAGGAACAGAGGAGCTATGAGGGGGTAATATTCGCGGAGTCCCTCATGAGAGACGTCTTCAGAAAGTTCTTCAGGAACAAGCTCATTGCCCACTCAAAAGGAATCAGGATAAGGAACTGTGAAGCGGCACCGGAAAAGGTATTGATACCGCTCGAAGCCCTTGAGAAATACAGAGGAAAAAGCGTCGAGGAAGCCGTTGAGAACCTGAGGAAGAGATACTGCAGGGAGATAGTGATTGAGGACATCAGAGAGGCCATCCACGTGGTTCTGGGTTACCTCGAATACCTCTACTCCCTGGAGCAGCTGCTCAACCTGGACGTGAACCTGATCTATGTTGCCAAGAGCTTCTACACAAAGAGGTTTGCAAAGAAAGCCGGTATTGACCTCCCCGATGTGCCATATCTCGATGCCTACATCAGAAACAGATTTGGTGAGGAGATTCCAGGATATCTGCCCTTCCCCGAACCTGTAAAGGTTGAACATTCCCTCCCAGAATCACTGAGGGAATTCTTCCCCAAAATTGAAGAAATGAGCTCCCGGGGAGTTTCCTCCGCGTACATCCGCACCATGAAGGGCGGCGTCATATACCTCCTCCAGAGCAACAACGACATAAACGAAGAACTGCTGGGCGGGATACTCTGGCACGAGAGGAACGGATACTTCAGGCCGCTCCAGAGGGCCCATGAGGGGGTGAAAATCGAGAAAAAGGCCTTCGAGGCCGAGCTGAAGGCACTGCTCAACATAATAAAGGCGGAGAGCCCCGAGCTGAGGGTCTTCCTGAAGTACGGAAGAAGCCCGCTGGAGTAA
- a CDS encoding iron ABC transporter permease: MRKWLPVLAFLSIIAGFLGVYIGSVSLTPSDVTASVAYGIKSILSGIFPSINPGERPRAFIIVWELRLPRVLLAYLVGLSLASAGVASQALFRNALADPYIIGVSAGAGVGAALGAIYAPSHMGTFALVSALLSVLIVYAVSRVDGHVPVDTLLLAGIAYGFLASAVTWYLIISQGERAHITWMWLMGTFNGSSWGNVGEMFIVALLGVGFLVWKWRELNLILFGEESIALGLDVHLYRKLFIGTIALLTAFSVSAAGIIGFIGLVSPHIMRLILGPNHRSLTPASALFGGVLLVFADLLARTVAKPTELPVGIITALMGAPFFLYLLMKHKRGELYS; the protein is encoded by the coding sequence ATGAGGAAGTGGCTCCCGGTACTGGCGTTCCTCTCGATCATCGCCGGGTTCCTCGGCGTTTACATAGGCTCTGTCAGCCTGACCCCCTCGGACGTAACGGCCAGCGTGGCCTACGGAATAAAATCCATCCTGTCGGGGATATTCCCATCCATAAACCCCGGGGAGAGGCCGAGGGCTTTCATCATAGTGTGGGAGCTCCGCCTTCCAAGGGTCCTGCTGGCCTACCTGGTGGGACTCTCCCTCGCCTCGGCCGGTGTTGCCAGCCAGGCCCTATTCAGGAACGCCTTGGCTGACCCATACATAATCGGCGTGAGCGCAGGCGCTGGGGTAGGCGCCGCCCTGGGCGCAATTTACGCCCCCTCGCACATGGGGACCTTCGCCCTCGTGTCGGCCCTTCTTTCGGTGCTCATAGTCTACGCCGTCTCCAGGGTCGACGGCCACGTCCCGGTTGACACCCTCCTGCTGGCTGGCATAGCCTACGGCTTCCTGGCGAGCGCGGTTACATGGTACCTCATAATAAGCCAGGGAGAAAGGGCCCACATAACTTGGATGTGGCTCATGGGCACGTTCAACGGCTCAAGCTGGGGCAACGTTGGTGAGATGTTTATTGTCGCACTCCTCGGCGTCGGCTTTCTCGTGTGGAAGTGGAGGGAACTGAACCTGATACTCTTCGGAGAGGAGAGCATCGCCCTCGGTCTCGACGTTCACCTCTATCGGAAACTCTTTATCGGGACAATAGCCCTCCTAACGGCCTTCTCCGTCTCGGCAGCAGGGATAATCGGCTTCATCGGACTCGTCAGCCCCCACATAATGCGCCTTATCCTCGGACCGAACCACAGAAGCCTCACTCCAGCGAGCGCCCTCTTCGGGGGCGTTCTGCTCGTTTTTGCCGATCTGCTCGCCAGAACTGTGGCAAAGCCGACGGAACTGCCCGTTGGCATCATAACCGCCCTCATGGGGGCACCGTTCTTCCTGTACCTCCTGATGAAGCACAAGAGGGGTGAGCTGTACTCATGA
- a CDS encoding ABC transporter ATP-binding protein: protein MKALEVKVSFAYGEREVLRGVGFTAGRGELLAIIGPNGAGKSTLLKCLVGILRPRGHVMLDGTNLLELRPRERAKLITYVPQSSFPEFAFTIEEFVELGTYATRGSVEGALKRVGLWERRREQITALSGGEYQLALIARALAQGSEVVLLDEPTSHLDINHALEIMELLKELSRERIVIAVLHDLNLALRYADRLVLLKEGEKYWEGKPEELKPETIEEVYGVKAKIAEVDGHRVLLAGV from the coding sequence ATGAAGGCCCTTGAGGTCAAAGTTTCCTTCGCCTACGGGGAGAGGGAAGTCCTCAGGGGGGTGGGGTTCACCGCCGGGAGAGGGGAGCTTTTGGCCATAATCGGCCCCAACGGCGCCGGAAAGTCAACCCTCCTCAAGTGCCTGGTCGGGATCCTCAGACCGAGGGGTCACGTTATGCTCGACGGGACGAACCTGCTTGAGCTCAGGCCCAGGGAGCGGGCCAAGCTCATAACCTACGTCCCCCAGAGTTCATTCCCCGAGTTCGCCTTCACCATAGAGGAGTTCGTCGAGCTCGGCACCTACGCGACGAGGGGGAGCGTCGAAGGGGCCCTGAAAAGGGTTGGCCTCTGGGAGCGCAGGAGGGAGCAGATAACGGCGTTAAGCGGCGGCGAATACCAGCTGGCACTTATAGCGAGGGCGCTGGCACAGGGAAGCGAGGTAGTTCTCCTGGATGAGCCGACGAGCCACCTTGACATAAACCACGCCCTTGAGATAATGGAACTCCTGAAGGAACTGAGCCGGGAGAGGATAGTCATAGCAGTTCTCCACGACCTCAACCTAGCCCTCCGCTACGCGGACAGGCTAGTCCTTCTGAAGGAGGGGGAGAAGTACTGGGAAGGAAAACCGGAGGAGCTGAAGCCCGAAACCATCGAGGAAGTCTACGGGGTGAAGGCAAAGATAGCCGAAGTCGATGGCCACAGAGTTCTTCTGGCAGGGGTCTGA